Genomic segment of Verrucomicrobium sp.:
GCGGGCCAGGCGGAGAGGAGCAGGAGAAAGGCCGCCACGACCAGTCGGGGGAAGTGCATCTCCCGGGCATAGCAGCGGCCGGAGGGGGCTGCAATCTTCCGATTGCCTCTCCCACGCCGGGCGCGTAAAAAGCCGGGGTGAGCGTCCATACCTTCGGCCCTTTCTACCAGGAGCGCATCTGGGGCGGGCAGGCCCTCGGCCAACTCTACGGCCGCGCGCTGCCGGAAGGAAAGCAGATCGGCGAAAGCTGGGAACTGGTCGACCGGCCCAATATCGAGAGCCCCCTGGAAGGGGAAGAAGGGACGCTGCACGATCTCTGGGCGAAGCGCCGCGTCGAGGCTTTCGGCCGCCGCGCGCCGGACGCGCCGCGCTTTCCGATCCTCGTCAAGCTGCTCGACTGCCGGGAAACCCTGAGTGTCCAGGTCCACCCGCCCGCCGAGAAGGCCGCCGCCCTGGGCGGCGAGCCGAAGACGGAGATGTGGTATTTCCTCCACACGGAGCCGGAGGCGAAGATCTACGCCGGGTTCAGGAAAGGAGTGACGGCGGAAAGCCTGCGGGCCTCCGTCGGCACGCCCCAGCTGGCCGAGTCCCTCCACCAGCTCCCGACGGCGCCGGGCGAGGCGATGTTCCTCCCCTCCGGCCGGGTCCACGCCATCGGGGCGGGGAACGTCATCCTGGAGATCCAGCAGAACTCGGACACCACCTACCGGCTGGACGACTGGGGCCGCGTCGATGCCTCCGGCAAGCCGCGCGAACTGCACAAGGAGCAGGCCCTGGCCTCCGCCTGGATCGACGATCCGGAACCCTTCTTTGCCCAGCCGCACGGGGAAAACGTCGTCACCTGCGCCTACTTCAAGGTGGGCCGCGTCTTCCTCTGGCCGGGGGAGTTTCGCGACTTTCAGCCGGGCGGGGAGAGCTTCCATTACCATTTCGTCGCGCGCGGTTCGGTCACCCAGGAAGGGCGGACTTTCCGCGCCGGCCAGGGCTGGCTGGTCACCGCCGACCATCCTGCTTACCAGGTCGAGGCCTCCGAGGAGGCCGAGCTGGTGACGGTCCGTTTCCCTTAATTCATGTCCCTCATCGTCCAAAAATACGGCGGTACCTCCGTCGCCAACCCGGAGCGGATCAAGGCCGTGGCGGAGCGCGTCTCCCGCTGGCACCGCCAGGGGCACAAGATCGTCGTCGTCGTCTCCGCCATGTCCGGCGTCACCGATAACCTGCTCAAGCTGGCCCGCGACGTCTGCCAGGAACCGGCCGAGCGGGAGCTGGACATGCTCCTGGCCACCGGGGAGCAGACCACCATCGCCCTGGCGGCCATGGCCCTCCACGCCCTCGACATTCCCGCCGTCTCCCTGACCGGCGCGCAGGCGGGCATCGTCACCGACGGGCGCCACACGAAGGCGAAGATCGCCAACATCACGCCGAAGCGCGTCCACGAGTTCCTCGCGCAGGGGAAGGTCGTCATCGTCGCCGGCTTCCAGGGCCAGGACCAGGAGGGGCACATCACCACCCTGGGGCGCGGCGGGTCCGACCTCACCGCCATCGCCCTGGCCGCCGCCCTGAAGGCCGACCTTTGCCAGATCTACACCGACGTCGACGGCGTCTACACCGCCGATCCGCGCATCGTTCCCGGCGCGGTGAAGATCGAGGAGATCGCCTACGACGAGATGCTGGAGATGGCCGCCCTGGGCTCCAAGGTGATGCAGGCGCGCTCCGTCGAGTTCGCGAAGAAATTTAAGGTTCTCTTCGAGG
This window contains:
- a CDS encoding class I mannose-6-phosphate isomerase → MSVHTFGPFYQERIWGGQALGQLYGRALPEGKQIGESWELVDRPNIESPLEGEEGTLHDLWAKRRVEAFGRRAPDAPRFPILVKLLDCRETLSVQVHPPAEKAAALGGEPKTEMWYFLHTEPEAKIYAGFRKGVTAESLRASVGTPQLAESLHQLPTAPGEAMFLPSGRVHAIGAGNVILEIQQNSDTTYRLDDWGRVDASGKPRELHKEQALASAWIDDPEPFFAQPHGENVVTCAYFKVGRVFLWPGEFRDFQPGGESFHYHFVARGSVTQEGRTFRAGQGWLVTADHPAYQVEASEEAELVTVRFP
- a CDS encoding aspartate kinase, whose protein sequence is MSLIVQKYGGTSVANPERIKAVAERVSRWHRQGHKIVVVVSAMSGVTDNLLKLARDVCQEPAERELDMLLATGEQTTIALAAMALHALDIPAVSLTGAQAGIVTDGRHTKAKIANITPKRVHEFLAQGKVVIVAGFQGQDQEGHITTLGRGGSDLTAIALAAALKADLCQIYTDVDGVYTADPRIVPGAVKIEEIAYDEMLEMAALGSKVMQARSVEFAKKFKVLFEVRSSFNENAGTLVKEETKSMEQVVVRGVSLEKSQAKVTITDVPDRPGAAARLFTALAEAQINIDMIVQNISAQGTTDITFTLNKDDLPKAQRVVEPLVREVGASSFKSKEGIAKLSVVGIGMRSHSGIAAALFRALSGAGINVQMISTSEIKISVVIDETEGGRGTQAAHDAFDLGAAKALAS